The Acetomicrobium flavidum genome window below encodes:
- a CDS encoding sodium-dependent transporter, translated as MAEREQLASRLGFILVSAGCAIGLGNVWRFPYITGRYGGAAFVIVYLIFLAIMGLPIMVCEFAMGRASRRNLAGAMLVLEPPGTKWHIYGYLGIIGNMVLMMFYTTVTGWGLAYTYHTAVGHLARLSPEEVGNFFGSFISNTPELTMWMALVVIIGFLVCSIGLQTGVERITKILMSGLFLLLIVLMVRSVTLPGAEKGLAFYLKPDFSKLSWEAVYAAMSQAFFTLSLGIGSMLIFGSYLSKERTLAGESVYVIILDTLVALMSGMVIFPACFAFGVDAGAGPGLIFVTLPNVFNSMTGGRIWGTLFFVFIFFAALTTVIAVFEHLVAFAMDEWKWSRKKASYIGIIIMFIASLPCVLGFGPWSGFHPFGNGTVVLDLEDFIVSFNLLPIGSLVFVLFCTSKYGWGWDNFIREANTGIGPKFPEGLRGYMTYVLPLIIAVVLIMGYIQFFG; from the coding sequence TTGGCTGAGAGGGAGCAATTGGCTTCTAGACTGGGTTTTATACTGGTATCCGCAGGCTGTGCAATTGGACTAGGAAATGTTTGGCGTTTTCCATACATCACGGGTCGTTATGGCGGGGCTGCTTTTGTCATAGTTTATCTGATATTTTTGGCCATCATGGGCCTGCCGATCATGGTGTGCGAGTTTGCCATGGGACGTGCGAGCAGGAGGAATTTGGCAGGTGCAATGCTAGTTTTGGAACCCCCTGGCACCAAGTGGCATATTTATGGCTACTTAGGGATTATAGGGAATATGGTCTTGATGATGTTTTATACAACGGTGACAGGTTGGGGTTTGGCCTACACCTATCATACGGCAGTGGGCCATCTTGCAAGGCTATCCCCGGAAGAGGTTGGAAACTTCTTTGGCTCGTTTATATCAAACACTCCCGAATTGACAATGTGGATGGCCCTGGTCGTCATCATTGGCTTTTTGGTTTGCTCAATAGGGCTACAGACAGGTGTCGAACGAATAACCAAGATACTCATGTCGGGACTTTTTTTATTGCTGATAGTGCTAATGGTACGGTCGGTGACTTTGCCTGGAGCCGAAAAGGGCTTGGCCTTTTACCTCAAGCCCGATTTTTCCAAGTTGAGCTGGGAGGCAGTATATGCCGCCATGAGCCAGGCATTCTTTACGTTGAGTTTGGGCATAGGCAGCATGTTGATATTTGGCAGCTACCTCAGCAAGGAAAGGACCCTTGCTGGAGAATCCGTTTACGTAATTATCCTCGATACTTTGGTGGCCTTGATGTCCGGCATGGTGATCTTTCCGGCCTGTTTTGCCTTTGGGGTAGATGCTGGTGCAGGCCCGGGATTGATATTTGTTACGCTTCCCAACGTTTTTAATTCGATGACAGGAGGAAGGATATGGGGGACGCTATTTTTCGTCTTTATATTCTTTGCTGCTCTGACTACCGTAATCGCCGTCTTCGAGCATCTGGTAGCCTTTGCCATGGACGAGTGGAAGTGGAGCAGGAAGAAGGCCTCCTACATTGGCATCATTATCATGTTCATCGCTTCCCTGCCTTGCGTCTTGGGGTTTGGCCCATGGAGCGGATTTCATCCCTTTGGAAACGGAACGGTAGTCCTCGATCTTGAAGACTTCATAGTCAGCTTTAATTTGCTTCCCATTGGTTCCTTGGTATTCGTGCTATTTTGCACCTCAAAGTACGGATGGGGATGGGACAACTTCATAAGGGAGGCCAATACCGGCATAGGACCTAAGTTTCCCGAGGGACTAAGGGGTTACATGACCTACGTTTTGCCGCTCATAATCGCTGTAGTGTTGATTATGGGTTATATCCAGTTCTTTGGCTAA
- the recG gene encoding ATP-dependent DNA helicase RecG codes for MKKVYPPEENVLDRSIRFLKGVGPKRAALLIKLGVKTIEDLLFLFPRRYEDRRHITPMSSIEPDTFATLLVRVVGVEKRTTRKRNLELTIATITDGSQIAQALWFNRKRLENILLPGTVVALYGKARKSFGLLQVINPEFEIVEAEGSPEEVGKIVPVYPLTEGLNQRWLRLLVRQALMEYLPYVEEFMPPEILARNGLPSLKDALLGYHYPDDERCWKLCRKRLAFDELFLLQLGLAVKKTQLKNEAKAPRLSWHGPLQRDFIERCLNFELTGAQRKVLQEIADDVTKDVPMNRLLQGDVGSGKTVIAVAAMLASADAGFQSALMVPTEVLAKQHYSKISAWLDELNLKATLLTSSLTPQERQKAYDNIKMGKSNIVIGTHALIQEGVEFQRLGLVVIDEQHRFGVLQRLTLADKGKCPHVLVMTATPIPRTLALTVYGDLSVSVIDELPPGRSPIKTQWIRKSRLHDLYQFIKDRLSLGEQAYWVCPLIDESESLDATSVLERYESLCEEFSGFKVGLLHGRLDVAGKYEAYEAFVRHEMDLLVATSVIEVGVDVPSASIIVIEDAYRFGLSQLHQLRGRVGRGSIKGFCFLLGEAPTPEAKRRFKVLCSTNDGFVIAEEDLKLRGPGAFCGVRQHGITDFKVADLVKDVELLQKARVEAQKLVSADPMLSKNPLLKRKLLITLGEALSLALTA; via the coding sequence ATGAAGAAAGTTTATCCACCTGAAGAAAACGTTCTTGACAGAAGCATAAGATTTTTAAAGGGAGTAGGACCGAAAAGGGCTGCTCTTCTGATAAAACTTGGCGTCAAAACCATAGAGGACTTGCTTTTTTTATTTCCCCGTCGCTATGAAGACAGAAGGCATATAACCCCCATGAGTTCGATCGAACCAGATACCTTTGCGACCCTCCTGGTTCGAGTCGTCGGTGTGGAAAAAAGGACCACCAGAAAGCGCAATTTGGAGTTGACCATAGCCACCATAACGGATGGCAGTCAAATAGCGCAGGCCCTTTGGTTCAACAGGAAAAGGTTGGAAAACATCCTCCTGCCTGGAACTGTGGTGGCCCTGTATGGCAAGGCAAGAAAGAGCTTCGGCTTGTTACAGGTGATAAATCCTGAATTCGAAATCGTGGAAGCCGAAGGTTCTCCGGAGGAGGTGGGCAAGATAGTGCCAGTTTATCCCCTTACCGAGGGTTTAAACCAGAGGTGGCTTAGACTGTTGGTAAGGCAGGCACTTATGGAATATTTGCCCTACGTCGAGGAATTTATGCCGCCCGAAATATTGGCAAGAAACGGCTTGCCATCGCTAAAGGATGCCTTGCTTGGTTACCATTATCCCGATGACGAAAGGTGCTGGAAGCTGTGTCGTAAAAGGCTTGCCTTCGATGAGTTGTTCTTGTTGCAGCTTGGGTTGGCCGTAAAGAAAACACAGCTGAAAAATGAGGCCAAAGCGCCAAGGCTCTCCTGGCATGGGCCTCTTCAAAGGGACTTTATCGAAAGATGTTTGAACTTCGAGCTTACCGGTGCCCAAAGGAAAGTGTTGCAAGAGATAGCAGATGACGTGACTAAAGACGTGCCCATGAACCGACTACTTCAGGGAGACGTCGGATCAGGCAAGACGGTAATTGCCGTAGCGGCCATGCTTGCCTCCGCAGATGCAGGGTTTCAATCAGCGTTGATGGTACCTACAGAGGTCTTAGCCAAACAACATTACAGCAAGATAAGTGCTTGGCTTGATGAGCTTAACCTTAAGGCGACCTTGCTAACCAGCAGCTTAACGCCTCAAGAAAGACAAAAAGCATATGATAATATCAAAATGGGAAAATCCAACATAGTTATAGGTACTCACGCTCTTATTCAGGAGGGCGTCGAATTTCAAAGGTTAGGCTTGGTTGTCATAGATGAACAACATCGCTTTGGTGTGCTACAACGGCTAACTTTGGCAGATAAAGGAAAATGCCCCCATGTCCTCGTGATGACAGCCACACCCATACCCAGAACTTTGGCATTGACCGTTTACGGTGACCTCTCGGTATCGGTGATTGACGAGCTTCCTCCCGGCAGAAGCCCCATAAAAACTCAGTGGATAAGGAAGAGCAGATTACATGATCTTTACCAGTTCATTAAAGATAGGCTTTCCTTGGGTGAACAGGCATACTGGGTATGCCCTTTGATAGACGAAAGTGAGTCCTTGGATGCTACCTCTGTTCTGGAGCGTTATGAATCCTTGTGCGAGGAATTTTCCGGCTTCAAGGTGGGCTTGCTGCACGGTCGCCTTGACGTTGCGGGTAAATATGAGGCCTACGAGGCATTTGTGCGCCATGAAATGGACTTGCTAGTGGCAACAAGCGTGATAGAAGTTGGAGTTGACGTTCCAAGCGCATCCATAATTGTAATTGAAGATGCTTATAGGTTTGGCCTCTCGCAGTTACATCAGCTTCGAGGCAGGGTTGGTCGCGGAAGCATTAAGGGGTTTTGCTTTTTATTGGGAGAAGCTCCCACCCCTGAAGCCAAAAGAAGGTTTAAAGTGCTCTGTTCCACGAACGATGGCTTCGTCATAGCTGAAGAAGATCTAAAGCTAAGAGGGCCGGGTGCTTTCTGTGGCGTCAGACAGCACGGCATTACCGATTTTAAGGTCGCAGATTTAGTAAAAGACGTCGAATTGCTGCAAAAGGCACGCGTGGAGGCTCAAAAGTTAGTTTCCGCAGATCCCATGCTGTCCAAAAATCCACTACTGAAAAGAAAACTTCTCATAACTTTAGGTGAAGCCTTGTCCCTCGCCCTTACAGCGTAG
- a CDS encoding DivIVA domain-containing protein, whose amino-acid sequence MNEVISALDVINKNFKRSLRGYDPVEVDDFLDLVAESLHYYAEKSGEQERKINQLEKQLEDYRNLRDSLQEALLMAQQSADEKVEAAKREAEAIVAEARAKAERILEEASQSLREYKIEIERLKKLKVSFIAEFKSTLNKYAQMIEAEIQDEESLST is encoded by the coding sequence ATGAATGAAGTAATATCAGCCCTTGACGTCATAAATAAAAATTTCAAGAGGTCTTTGCGCGGTTATGATCCTGTCGAGGTTGACGACTTCCTGGATTTAGTTGCAGAGAGCCTACACTATTATGCCGAAAAGTCGGGCGAGCAGGAACGCAAGATTAATCAGCTTGAAAAACAGCTCGAGGATTATAGAAATTTAAGGGATTCCCTTCAGGAAGCGTTGCTTATGGCGCAACAGAGCGCCGACGAAAAGGTAGAGGCTGCAAAAAGGGAGGCAGAGGCCATAGTGGCTGAAGCGAGGGCCAAGGCCGAAAGGATCTTAGAGGAAGCCTCTCAAAGTCTAAGGGAATATAAAATCGAGATCGAAAGGCTAAAAAAGCTGAAGGTTTCCTTTATTGCCGAATTCAAGTCAACCTTAAATAAGTACGCTCAAATGATCGAGGCCGAAATCCAGGATGAAGAAAGTTTATCCACCTGA
- a CDS encoding cell division protein SepF, translated as MLERLLALLGISRQRDEWLSDDDLKPYGEEGQTSKSSPQRAAVVFCRGVICVERREDLAEALHNGQIIIVDLRNVDKGEGQSALDFICGVAYAMRGVVMRVAPAVFLATPDRNLVELWEEEKGVAHNHE; from the coding sequence ATGCTAGAAAGACTCCTGGCACTGCTTGGCATTTCAAGGCAAAGGGATGAATGGTTGAGTGATGATGACTTAAAACCTTACGGCGAAGAAGGTCAGACATCCAAGTCGTCTCCCCAGCGAGCCGCTGTGGTGTTTTGTAGGGGCGTAATATGCGTGGAACGAAGGGAAGATTTAGCAGAAGCCCTGCATAACGGCCAAATAATAATAGTAGACTTAAGAAACGTCGACAAGGGAGAGGGACAGAGCGCCCTTGATTTCATATGCGGCGTAGCTTATGCAATGAGGGGAGTGGTCATGAGAGTAGCGCCAGCCGTATTTTTAGCCACGCCGGACAGAAATTTGGTAGAGTTATGGGAAGAGGAAAAAGGAGTGGCCCACAATCATGAATGA
- a CDS encoding YggS family pyridoxal phosphate-dependent enzyme, translating to MVVSDIHKNIEMVKERIAKVAASVGRDPDRIKLIAVSKGQPVEAMVQAAKTGYIDGIGENRVQEAKAKKEHWPSELNIPWHMIGHLQRNKAKQAIQIFDVIQSVDNLELATVLEERLTVFDDIMPVLIEVNISGEASKYGIPPDRVHSLTEHILNLCPHLKLLGLMGIGPLTDEEERIGSSFAMLRRIKETLERDFEIDIPELSMGMSDDFEIAIKEGSTMVRIGRAIFGPRIN from the coding sequence TTGGTAGTTTCAGATATACATAAAAACATCGAAATGGTTAAGGAGCGGATAGCCAAAGTAGCTGCTAGCGTGGGCAGAGACCCTGATCGAATAAAGCTGATCGCAGTCTCGAAGGGCCAACCGGTAGAGGCAATGGTTCAAGCAGCAAAGACCGGTTATATTGACGGAATTGGCGAAAACAGGGTACAGGAAGCAAAGGCAAAGAAAGAGCATTGGCCTTCTGAGTTGAATATCCCTTGGCATATGATAGGTCATCTCCAGAGAAATAAGGCAAAGCAGGCGATACAAATTTTTGACGTCATTCAAAGCGTAGACAACCTGGAGTTGGCGACGGTCTTAGAGGAAAGATTAACTGTATTCGATGATATCATGCCGGTTCTCATCGAGGTAAATATCTCAGGTGAGGCCTCAAAGTACGGCATCCCCCCTGATAGGGTGCATAGTTTAACGGAACATATTTTAAATCTTTGCCCTCATCTGAAGTTGCTTGGACTGATGGGAATAGGCCCCTTGACGGACGAAGAAGAGCGCATAGGATCCTCGTTTGCCATGCTGCGCCGCATAAAGGAGACGCTTGAAAGGGATTTTGAAATAGATATTCCAGAATTGTCCATGGGCATGAGCGATGACTTTGAGATTGCCATAAAAGAAGGAAGCACCATGGTGCGCATAGGGCGTGCCATATTTGGTCCCAGGATAAATTAG